The Sphaerodactylus townsendi isolate TG3544 linkage group LG11, MPM_Stown_v2.3, whole genome shotgun sequence sequence GACTAATTAGGATTTGGGAAACTTCGCCTGAACAACCTTGGTCCCAAGCTGCTGATCCCAAGTAAAGGTGAACTGGAAAAGCAAGTTGAAAGCCCAAGAGAACTGCAAGGCAAACGAAGTTGACAGGGACTGTTAGCAGCTTCTTCGAAGACTGTGTTGACAAAACACTACAAACTCGATCCAGCAGTACACGTGTTCATGGAGGCATGCTGGGCAAAACACGTGTTCATGGAGGCATGCTGGGCAAAACTggacttttctttccttttctctctcttcctatcCTCCTCTGTGTTGCATGTGGGCAACATGTCATGGAATGAAAGGCCTATAAAAGTAGTTTGACTGAATAGAGAGGAAAGGGCCTGGCAAAGTGCCCATGTACTGTTGTTGAAGGGAGAGGGGAACAGCATTTTGTTATCCTTTTTAGGGATCCCtgtgtatttatttgtttccttcatttatatgccaccttgcTCTAGAGCGGGATCATcctaaagcagcttatattgttctcctcttctccattttatcctcacaaccatcctgtaaggtaggttaggttgagtgttTTGTGACTGCCCCTAGGTCaaccagagtggggattcgaaccaggATCTCTCAGATGCTAATCTGACACTActatacaatgtattgtcaaaggctttcatggtttgAATCATCAGTGTTGTTAGTTCTCTGGAGTATGGTTGTACTTAGGCATTCTTTCAAGCCAGTTCTGCCAgggagctggcatcttcagaggatctgaatcctctgaagatgccagccacagatgcaggcgaaacgtcaggagagaatgctgctagaacacagccataccgcccggaaaccacacagcaccccactactATACAATACTGGCTTTCAATAGGCCCTGCACCAGTAGTGTGTGGGTTATCAGCTACTTAATTTCACCCTCTATGTAAATAGTATGAAACACATGCTGATTCTATAGGGAGAGAATGGTTCAAAATCAACATGGGAAGTTACTTGTATCTTGTTATGTAACATCAAGTGAAATACAAATTTCGGCTCCTATCTAATCTTTCACTACATTTCAGTTGGTGATCATAAGCCAACAAAGGTAAACTTCCTGACTGCTAAAATACACAAAACTTTGTTTCTAAAGATAAcgataagggggaaaaaaagatctggAAGACTAAAAAAgaaactagaatctgggaaaacaAATTGGCTGTGAATGAATGGCTCCCTATTCATTCCCAATTCATATGAACTTGtcactgtttttaaatgtatgatGATTTTGCCTGGTGCCAATTCAAATTCTCTGAAATACTGTCATTCTTAGTGTGGTGCCTTGTGGGTGACAGACAgggtgcccactgacacctttcctgacaGCCCTTTGTTTCTTTTCCCCAATTCTTCCTTCCAAAGCTGGTAATTAAGGTGCTGAAGTTTCTCAGATGTTCTGCCTTGGACTGTCTTTCGTTGATGTAAGAATGTTACTCTTTCTGTTCTACAATTCTGGAATAACTGCCATTGCTGAGAAATGACCTGTGCCCTGGTTGTTGATGCCTTTGTCAAAGCagtcttcttttgttttttattgcaGCTGAGTATTGAACAGGCCCAAGCTGTAGCAGAGCAAGTTGAGATGAAGGCAAAGATGGTACAATCTGAAGTGAAGGCTGTGACCTCTAGACACAAGAAGGCCCTGGAAGAAAGGGAGTGTGAACTGTTGTGGAAGGTAATTAAAACAACCACCATCAGGGAGACTGTCTGATGAGTTGAATTGCTGCACCAAATACAGGCTTAACCCATTGTTTGACATGGCGGGCAATTACTGGGCTTCAGCATCTGGCCACTGTTCTTCACTCCAACAGAAGCGAAAATGGGGGTGGGTGAGAAGCAAGGTCTCAATTGTCATTTTTCGTTTTACCCAGAAGTTATGTCAtcacattgtgagaatttcccaaaTCTTTTGTTTCTACCACAGAGGTTAGGAACTTGCTAcatgttgtgacatcacttctaggtctGATGGAATATTTATACTAATGGAATACCTGTACTGTGAGGGAATATCGTATCTAGTCAACAGAATATCATATCTAGTCAACAAGGCCTGGGTTATCATGTCACGATGAACACATGCTTAAATGCCCACATAAGCACTGtacaaaaaaaaagtaattctCTGTTGAGTCGCAATGTCTCCTGGCTGTGATTTTTAATCTGATAACAGGTTATTCACCAAGTTGAGGGCAGTTGgataagaagaatttggacagAAAGTCCTGCAAAATGTGTTTCGAAAACCTGAAGCATTAAAAATTCTTGCCACAGTCAAAGTGATGGCATTCACAACATGCTCCTCCAGATCACAAACAACAGTCATTCTGGGCCTCTTGCATGACTTGGAAGTGGAAGTCCTAGTCCAGATGAAACTGCATTTAGTGTTCAGGCCTATTTTATGATGGCCTAGTTAGGCAGAGGTAAAGTTTTTAATATGTTACCTCACTTCAGGGTGATCTTTCCCTGAAATACAATTTGTGTCTTGACAGTAGAATCATAGTTGAAAACTGAAATCTACTTTAACTAGTGAGATGATCTAGATCAGTGAGATGATCTAGATCTTGGTTGAAAGATGAGAACTGGTATAGGGAATGAAGCTTTGCCGGATGATCTTCAGTCATCCTCTTTCAGCCAACCCCTGTCACAGAATATGGGAGAAGATCCACACATACTGCTTGGAGGGAGACGGGAGTAAAAAGGTCAGAGTTCATATCTGGTCTGTGTTAAAAGTCCAGCTTTCTAACTCTTCCTGCCTCTTACATGGAAGACTGTACAGCTAACTTTTGACCTCCAGGTAAGGATCCACGTAAGCATATCAGATTTAAAGGTAATTGCACAGCGCCTATCTggtcctctttttccttttctcattgTGTCAGCAATAACTTGTGCCATCAGTCAGGTGAGGAAAAAATAGTTCCTTTGTTCTAAATGTTTGGTTTAAGAACTTTGCATTTACCAAAACATTATTAGCCTCACAGCAATCAATCTGTCCCTCCCCTGTCTCCTCGGACCAAAAGAGGTAGCTTCTGTCAACTGAGTTGCATTTGGTCAAAGCATCAGAGTTCATCCGCATCTAACCTCTAAGCAAAATAATGCTTCTGCTATAACGATGATTTCCAGACTGTAGTTTAaacctgtgttttttaatcttcgTTTTAGGTGGAAAAAATCCGCCAAGTGAAAGCCAAGTCTCTCTACCTGCAGGTTGAGAAGTTGCGTCAGAACTTGAACAAGCTAGACAACACCATTAGTGCAGTTCAGCAGGTTCTAGAGGAAGGCCGGAACATGGATATCCTGTTGGCTCGCGACCGTATGCTTGCTCAGGTGCAGGAGCTGAAGAACATCAGGGGCTTCTTGCAGCCTCAAGAGGATGACAGGGTCATGTTCACTCCTCCGGATCAGGCACTGTTTATGGCCATCAAATCTATGGGGTTTGTCAGTAGCGGGGCCTTCGCTCCTCTGACCAAAGCCACAGGTGAAGGTCTCAAACGTGCACTGCAAGGCAAAGTGGCCTCTTTCACAGTGATTGGTTATGACCACGATGGGGAACCTCGCCTTTCTGGGGGAGACATGATCTCAGTTGTGGTGATGGGGCCTGATGGAAATCTTTTTGGAGCAGACATTGGTGACCAGCAAAATGGATCCTATCTTGTCAACTACAGGCCTCAACTGGAAGGGGAGCACCTGATATCTGTCATGATGTGCAACCAGCATATAGAAAATAGCCCATTCAAAGTCTTGGTCAAATCTGGGCGCAGTTATGTTGGCATTGGACTACCAGGGCTTTGCTTTGGTAGTGAGGGAGACAGTGATGGCAAGCTGTGCCGTCCCTGGGGCGTTAGTGTAGATAAGGAAGGTTATATCATTGTCGCTGATCGCAGCAACAACCGCATTCAGGTCTTTAAGCCCTGTGGTGCTTTCCACCACAAGTTTGGCACCTTGGGCTCAAGGCCCGGTCAGTTTGATCGACCTGCCGGCGTCGCCTGTGACTCCTCCCGGAGGATTGTTGTGGCAGACAAAGACAATCATCGCATCCAGATCTTCACTTTTGATGGCCAATTCATTCTGAAGTTTGGGGAGAAAGGAACCAAGAACGGTCAGTTTAATTACCCGTGGGATGTAGCAGTAAACTCAGAGGGAAAAATCCTGGTGTCTGACACAAGGAATCATCGGATTCAGTTGTTTGGGCCTGACGGAGTTTTTCTGAATAAATATGGTTTCGAAGGGGCGCTCTGGAAGCACTTTGATTCCCCGAGGGGCGTAACATTCAATCACGAAGGCCATCTGGTCGTGACAGATTTCAACAATCATCGTCTCCTGGTTATACATCCTGATTGTCAATCAGCACGCTTCCTTGGCTCCGAAGGCACAAGTAATGGCCAATTTCTGCGGCCACAAGGTGTTGCAGTCGATCAGGAAGGCCGTATCATTGTGGCAGATTCCAGGAACCATCGTGTGCAGATATTTGAGCCGAATGGTAGTTTTTTATGCAAGTTTGGCACTCAGGGAAGTGGCTTTGGTCAGATGGACCGTCCTTCAGGTATTGCAGTCACCCCAGATGGCATGGTTGTTGTGGTTGACTTTGGAAACAATCGAATTCTCATCTTCTGATCTCTGTTTATCTGTACTAGGAAGAAACTGTCTCAGGGAAAAATCCTTTTAAGAGAACACAAAATTACAACACTAGTTCAAACCTACCTCATCTTTAATTTTTTATAGATGAATGTACTTACCCTTTTTATCTGCAGGGAGTGAGCCTGTGATGTTATAGACTTTCTTATCTACCTCATTATCTTTGTGTTCTTTACCTCCACAGTATACAGTTACCCTCTTTTTCCCTGGATGGGGCATCATGCACAAGTATGTTTTCTGTGCACATTTAGGTGGTTTGTGTAGTAAGTTCCGTAGATTCTGCCAGAAGGGCAATGCGCTCattgttaaaaagaagaaaaaaaagtagcTTTAGATTCTTTTAACTTCGTGTTCTGATgatactgtggggggggggtgggcggggttgagggaGGGTGAAGGGTTGTGTTTTTAGATGCTGCTGCAGCAGAGAACTCTTTCCTTGTTCTCCTTATTTTATACCTCAGTGCGTTTGACTTACTGTTCAGCATAGAGTCTCATTTCTAGAAGAGGTCGATCTCTTGTTTGGagaagtgggattcagcaggaaaAGCTTAGGGTCGTCTTTATTATGCGTGCGTGTTTTGTTAttttgcatgatttttttaaaaaatgcagtaactccacaacacaaacaaaactgaTAAGAAAATGCACAATTGTTTTAATATGCTAATCTTCTTATTTGGTGGTTTGGACCCCTAAATATAAAGGGTCATGTGGTAAGTGTTGCTCCTGAGCGAGGGCTCTtgaggtccccccccctttttggaaaGCAGCCCTCTTCCTTTGTGGTAGACAAACTGCTCCCAAAACCTGAGAAGTGACCTCTGAGGCAGTGtgtgggaagctgctgctgctgctgtgcaggCTGTGAAGGTGGGAGCCCAGAAGGACTCTGGCATACCAAATCAAGCCCCGACTCGCATTAGAAGGGGCTCTGTGGATTACAGCACTGCTGTTGTTGATTGTCAAAGCTGAATTCTTGTTTTAgagcttcttttttcccccactgcccttttgtgtttttcaaagattccccc is a genomic window containing:
- the TRIM71 gene encoding E3 ubiquitin-protein ligase TRIM71, translated to MASFPESDFQICPLCKEMCGSPAPISSNSSSSSSSSQTSNSSAGGGGGGGCSSSSSSSSSSSCAPSRRLHVLPCLHAFCRQCLETQRPPAAAAAPAGDSLKLRCPVCDQKVVISEPSGMDALPSSNFLLSNLLDVVVVAAAAEDQKNNGRPGGPGGGGGTGGGTNSSSSTANNRHHNPRQQQQQQSQQQQQQHRAPAGGSSPGSASSGGGGGGSSSSLLLRRPHSRQGEPRCSSCDEGNAVSSRCLDCQEHLCDNCVRAHQRVRLTKDHFIERFGPGPPASAAAQLALGQPYSAAPYNILSVFPDRVNYCQHHDDEVLHFYCDTCSVPICRECTMGRHVGHSFIYLQDALQDSRTLTIQLLADAQQGRQAIQLSIEQAQAVAEQVEMKAKMVQSEVKAVTSRHKKALEERECELLWKVEKIRQVKAKSLYLQVEKLRQNLNKLDNTISAVQQVLEEGRNMDILLARDRMLAQVQELKNIRGFLQPQEDDRVMFTPPDQALFMAIKSMGFVSSGAFAPLTKATGEGLKRALQGKVASFTVIGYDHDGEPRLSGGDMISVVVMGPDGNLFGADIGDQQNGSYLVNYRPQLEGEHLISVMMCNQHIENSPFKVLVKSGRSYVGIGLPGLCFGSEGDSDGKLCRPWGVSVDKEGYIIVADRSNNRIQVFKPCGAFHHKFGTLGSRPGQFDRPAGVACDSSRRIVVADKDNHRIQIFTFDGQFILKFGEKGTKNGQFNYPWDVAVNSEGKILVSDTRNHRIQLFGPDGVFLNKYGFEGALWKHFDSPRGVTFNHEGHLVVTDFNNHRLLVIHPDCQSARFLGSEGTSNGQFLRPQGVAVDQEGRIIVADSRNHRVQIFEPNGSFLCKFGTQGSGFGQMDRPSGIAVTPDGMVVVVDFGNNRILIF